The sequence below is a genomic window from Sardina pilchardus chromosome 9, fSarPil1.1, whole genome shotgun sequence.
cagcacaaatagcatatctggtatccacacgtttcttacatcccatgtctacttattaagagtcattttcgtcgggtagacagcctattgcgcacataacatcctaggctacagtcacttaaaagcatttactgtggggatcatatttatatgtatgctaagtgaattcttgctcaatattgactcgccatgtttattatatcatgacatatgaatatcacattataggatttcgagacaaggggcaaacttctcgaccaccatcccaactcaaataattaaatacatttgcgcctgtaacgataggagcgcgttcacgaacaccttctctcactctccaatcttcatcaacgatgtaccttatgttgtctcgttgtaacgtggaacctaattggctcattctagctggtgatGGAAATAAACACCCATGGAAcaccattttctcaaagatggctgcggccaatttcaaacttttttggctgaagtagctagcctagcatgggccattgaaatgaatgggggcgggacttagtccctctctccagttcttataatacctccatgactGTAGGTGACCTCAAAAAAGAGCTGTTTTTCTAAAGTACAGTGTTACATTTGCCAAGTCAGTTTAACTGGTTCAActttaacatacagtactacTGTAGGTGACCTCAAAAAAGAGCTGTTTCTGTTCTTTTAAACAGATGTTCATTTCTATCAGAGAAAGTGTTCCTAGAAATGTTATTACCGGTATGTATTGTTGATGCATACTGAACTTCTattaaaggaaaaaaagaaaacaatctatatattttttaccttTATTACAAttgtacaaatacaaagaaTTCTGGCCATACACTAACAGCTGGGTACACAGGTGTATTTATATCTGTCTTCGGGTAACTATAAGGTTGCACAATGCGTTTTGAAGCGGTATGTAGTTGGCATTTACAGCGTCATTAAACAACACCGAGACATCAGGGTATTGGTGTGCAAACATCTCCTCCACATGACATTTGTCCTCCTCAGATGGAAAAGGGTCATTTGCAAATTCAGATGCCCAAGTCAGCGAGGAACCCAACTCCGCTTCATACATATTGGCCACGATAGAGGCACTGGGAAGTAGCGCCTCTGTGATTTTGACAGGACAGCCACCTGCTACCAGGTCATTGGGTATCCCACGTCCTACATcaaggaaagagaaaatgaaGGTGTATGGATTTGAGCAGGATTGACAAGGGCCAAACAGCAGCGCTCCTCATCCAATGACAcatggagctgatctgatgacTGTGGGCCGCATATAGGTTACTGATGATGCTGTAGTCGTGTTCGGCAGTTTAGCATACCTGGTACTCTGTGGGCATTCCATGCTTGAATCATTCTGCATAAGCCTATCTCACTTAACGTGCGGGTAAGATTTGAGGTGCAGTATTTAGTTAAAGCATCCTCAATATCAATCTGTTCATGGTCCTGCAGCTGAATTAGCTGAATTAGGGCTTCTTTCAGTGGATAATTCACTCGTTGGTTCACCTCTGACCATATCCTCTCCACGCGATGATTCTGTTGATAGCAAAAATCACAGGGAGTATAACTATTAGTCATATAAGTCCCTAACTAATACATTTTCTGTGCCCCACCCCCAATCTGCATTTGCGTAATTTTACCATTGTAGATGCAGTTTGTCGGTATGGTGGGCCACTGGTGTTGTGTCTACGTCCTGATAACTTCTCTTGCATGTACAGGCACAGGTAAAACTCCCTGCCATGATCAACGCGGAGTTGATCCCACATCCCATAACGCATCACTGCAGATCTGGATTAAGGTGCAAATGAGGTTAATATGGCACTAGCGTGTAATTTTACTTACACTGCATATTAAAGCACTTTAACAAAACATTCGGcaaaatattttccaaaatatgtcccatggtgagtgtgagtgtgtgtgagagaaagagagagagagagagagtcacctgTAGACTTCCTCATAGATGACCAGGTTGTTTTTAACAGGCATACTGGAATGAGCGACTATGTTACCACTGTATCCATCCATGGCTAGGACATGAGTCACGCCAAACATGACCAACTTTTCATTTTGGTCCATATGCAGTTTATGGCCCATGTAGCGGCCTTGATAGGGGATGGGGTTCAGATTTCATGCACCCTGTTTGATTGGACATTGTCacatgaatgtacagtacacataacATGACAAGCTATATTAAGAATATAGTGACATGAAAAAACAAAGAGAGCCAATACCTGACAGCGTTGCTCATAATACGGCCGATGGATGTTTTGCAGTACCTTCCCGACTCGACGTTCTGCCGCACGCACTCCCCCCGACGCCAGGTACCCAGTCATAAACTTGCGGCCGTACGATGGGCCTGTCTAGTGATGAGAAAATATGCCTGTGACGATCTGAGTCTAGGTCTGCTTCATCGCCAGACAAATAACGTGAAAGGTGCATAGCCTACCTCACGTATCGAGCCCAATACAGCTCTTTCCAACTCTGTATCGGTAACCAATCCTTTGCGTCTTAGGTTGTGTTTCTCACAGAATCTTCGAATACTCATCTCTGAGCACATCTTAACTCCATGTTGCTTCAATGTGGAAGACATTTCTGAATGCGTCTTGCCTGCTCCAAACAGCTCAGTGATGTACTTAGCGTGGATCTCGATGGCAGCCATGGTAGAACATCCACTGATTCATTCCAAATACTTAAAATATGCGCCAGCCACCATAGCTGCATAACTTCCGGGGCATAGAAACCAGACAGAATGAAATATCAACATTTAAATAGTCACAAGGACTGTTTTTGATTGgtgtatatttgaaataaaCTTAAAATTAAATATTGTAAATATTGTATTGTAAAATTTTTGTCTGCCACTAAAACggaataatgaaataacaaacagtttttccattttattgttttttcgTTCCTAATTGAAAATCGATTGAACGAATGGTACACGGACCCATACGCTCCTTTCTTTCTGAatatggcatttttttttttttttaaagtatatttttttggcctttttgccttttattatataggacagtgaagaggtagacaggaaacaagtgggagagagagatggggtgggactgggacatgaccgcaggccggactcgaacctgggtccccatgggcactcggacccgtaaatggtacgggcgctgtagcctgctgcgccacagcgccctcCTGAATATGGCATTTCTGATATATGGTGTTTCTTACATCATGGAAGGAGagagtattcttttttttccaaggtACATCACAGTTACACTAGAATCGACTATTTCTTTGTTGATAAAAAGCTTATTCCACATGTTCGCTCTTGTGAACTACATAGCATTGTGATATCCGACCATGCCCCACTAGCTTTAGGCCTGTCCCTCCCTGGCATTGGTCAGGCTAGGAGACAATGGCGGATgaactcttctctcctctcagatTTGGCATTTGTAACATGGCTATCAGGTCAAATAACTTTCTTTCTGGAAACAAATATGACACCTGAAGTTTCCTGCCTAACTGTTTGGGACACCCTAAAAGCCTACCTAAGGGGTCAAGTCATATCCTTTGCAGCCAATAAGAATAGTAGCCTCAATAAAAAGCGTTTAGACCTTTCAACTCAAATTTTACAACTGGATAGAGAGTATGCCCAGGCCCCTACACCTGAATTGTATAAAAAACGTCTTGAACTCCAAACAGATTTTGACCTCCACTCCACACAGCATATAGAGAACTTGTTGCGTAGGACTAAGAGTATGTTCTATGAGCATGGTGAAAAATCTGGTAAGATACTGGCAAATCAACTTAAAGGTATAAAAGCCAAACAAATCATCACAAAAATACGCAGCAATGCTGAGGTGACTTCTGACCCtaccaaaataaataacatgTTCAGAGAATTCTATTCTAGATTATATACTTCTGAATCCCACCCTAACTCCCAAGCTATGGAGAATTTTTTTGGTCAAATAGACTTCCCAACTTTGCCAGAGGACGTTAGAGCTAGGTTGGAGGAACCTATATCAGTTGAAGAAATTACAGAGGCCATATCATCGATGCAGAGCAGGAAGTCCCCAGGTCCTGATGGCTTCCCAGCCAAATTTTATAAAACATTCTCTGCAAAGATCGCCCCGTTCTTGTCTTCTGTCCTATCAGAGTCCCTAAAAACTGGTGGACTACCGCCAACACTCAACCAGGCTTGTATAACCCTCATAGCTAAGAAAGGAAAAGATCCTGAAGATTGCACCTCTTACAGGCCAATCTCACTACTAAATACAGATGTGAAAATCCTAGCTAAGGTGTTAGCTAGACGACTGGAAGAGGTTCTTCCTATTGTCATAGAACCAGACCAAACAGGGTTTGTTAAAAATCGCCATTCCTTCTTCAATATACGTCGCTTATTTGATATGCTGTACTCACCAGAGAGTAGTGTCCCAGAGTGTATAGTTAGTTTAGATGCTGAGAAGAGTGGAGTGGCGGTATCTGTTTCGAGTCTTAGAAAAGTTTGGGTTTGGGCCAAACATTATCTCTTGGATTAAACTGCTCTATGCTTCCTCCTCTGCGTCCATAGTTACAAACTCTGTGTGCTCTGAACCATTCCGCCTGCATCGTGGAACCCGCCAAGGTTGCCCTTTAAGTCCCTTGCTTTTTGATCTAGCTATTGAGCCACTAGCTCTGGCCCTACGCAACTGTAGCCTCCTGTCAGGGATCTGTAGGGGGGGTATAGACAACAAGGTTTCGCTTTATGCGGACGACCTCCTTCTTTACATCTCTTACCCAGAGACCTCTCTACCTGTGGCGCTGTCATTGCTGGACCAATTTGGAGAGTTCTCTGGATACAAACTAAACCTACATAAAAGCGTACTTTTCCCAGTAAATGACCTTGCACTTAAATTGGATTACACAAACATACCTCTTAAACTTGAAAAGGAACATTTAACCTACCTAGGAGTCACCATCACAAGAAAGTATATACACATCTTTAAAGAAAACTTTGTGAAATGCCTGAATCAGGCTAAGGAAGATCTATCAAAATGGTCACCCTTATCCATGACACTGATTGGACGTATCAATTCTGTAAAAATGAAAATTCTCCCTAAATTTTTATACCTTTTCCAATGTGTCCCTGTTTTTATACCCAAGTCATTTTTTAACTCTTTAGATTCCGTCATCTCATCATATATTTGGAAGAATAAGCATCCCCGACTCAGCAAGGCATACCTCCAAAGACGTAAGTGTGATGGAGGTATGGCTCTTCCCAATTTCCGTTTTTACTACTGGGCAGCTAACGTCCGAACTCTTATACTCTGGAGACATTTCCACCTCCATCCCAACCCCCCAATGTGGGTCTCCATAGAAAACAGCTCTACCCATCAAACCTGCCTTCCTGCTCTATTGGGGGCAGCACTACCACTGCCTCCTCGATCAGGTGGAAACATAGTTGTGCGCCATTCTCTGAGAATATGGGTCCAATTCAGAAGAAATTTTGGCCTACGGCTCCCTTCTCTTTTGAACCCTATAGCTTCAAATCACCTTTCCCCCCCTTCTATGCTAGACACAACATTTCAGGACTGGCACAAAAAAGGCATAACATCGTTTAGAAATCTCTTTAGCGGTGGAAGCTCTTTTGCCTCATTCGAAGAGCTGTCCAGAGACTTTGACCTACCATCTACCCATTTTTTCAGATATCTCCAGGTCAGACACTATGTGCGGAGTCTGGTACCTTCATTCCCTAACTTGCCAGCTGAAAATCCAATTGATAATTTATTCTTATTTCAACCGCTGGAGAGAGGGTCAATATCCTCCATTTACAAGTTTATAGCTGGGCTGAAACGTACCCCTTTGGACAAAATTAGATTGGCCTGGGAACAGGATTTAAACTTATCCCTGCATGGGGATTTGTGGTCTAGTATTCTTAAACAAGTACATTCAGCATCTATATGTGCCCGCCACTCACTTCTCCAATTCAAGGTTGTGCATAGAGCTCATATGTCCAAAACAAAATTGTCCAAAATATACCCAGACCTTAATCCTAATTGTGACAAATGTAGCAATCCTGACGCAACACTCATACATATGTTTTGGCTGTGTCCCAGCCTTGAAACGTTTTGGAGAGAAGTTTTCCAAACACTCTCTCAGATACTAAATTATACAGTACAGCCCGACCCACTCATAGCTCTATTTGGTATTACTGGAGAGGAGCAACTGTCCAGGGCCAAACGTAAAGCATTGTCTTTTGCTTCCCTTCTGGCCCGACGCACAATTTTGCTTAAATGGAAGGGGAAGACCTTACCTACTCATTCACAGTGGTTAAGGGATCTATTATCCAGCCTAACACTGGAGAAAATACGCCATTCATTACATGGATCTGAGGAAAAATTCTATAAGGTTTGGGGATCTTTTTTAGATTATGTTCACAGGCCTGAGACCATGATTGAACCATAGTGTGACTGCCTTATAATTTTTCCCTTGACTTCCAGCCAGCACCTTTGCAGGCACTCATAGGCATTTCAACTCCACTAACTGCCTGCTCTTTCTAATaggttattgttttttttttgtagttgttgctgttattatttatttattatttatttattttgtattctctgtttgttgttttgttttgtatattgttactgttattattactgTCCCTTACGATGTGTATTGTGAGCTGAGATAAGGTGGGAGGatgtggggaaggggggtggtggtgggagggatGGGTTAATTCTTTAATCATCATCAGGTTGTACTCTGACTGTGTTAAGCTGAAACCAATAAAAAGAATTTTGaaagattccgaaatgtcacaggtccacACTGCACAccgaggtgcaaggccctattatttttgctcagattaagtttcttctgggccacgttttgccttttttcaccaacttggcatgctctaaaactcttgaaatttggcagctacgtgtggaattggtaacgctactctgcaacagagctctggcctagggcgtggttCAGGgcctctatagcgccacctagcacgttgtctgttgtggttgacacaacacatgtatggaaatgaaccatatttggtaggcatgtgtgttgtattaatctgaacaagttttacttttaaactacatagtgaatcttagaggaatttgagttattattagggcccgagcaccgaggtgcggccgctgaagcagcggctgcaccataggtgcaaggccctattgcttctgctcagattattattattattattattattatcgtggaatcctcttacaggtcatgtttggccttttttcaccaacttggcttgctctaaaactcttgaaatttggcagttatgtggaattggtaacgctactcagatacagagctctggccaagggtgtggctcagggactctatagcgccacctagcgcgttgtctgttgtggttgacactagggctgtcaatcttcctctattatcccattcgaatttcattcattattatttttctaaattcgaattatattcaaatatttaatggtcaattttgacttattaatatttactatttttctatctactcacactgtaaaaacgGGCTTAGCCTATGCCACTGCCACTATGACATCGTAGTTGACTTATTTTACGTGATAGCTGTCTTGCTAAGTAAATTATAGCCCTTTTCTGACTATTCACGTTACAGAAattattaatatttactatttttctatctactcacactgtaaaaacgggcttagcctatgccactgccactatgacatcgtagttgacttgttttacgTGATAGCTGTCTTGCTAAGTAAATTATAGCCCTTTTCTGACTGAGAAACATTACATTCACGTTACAGAAATAACAGGCTCAGGGGGATTTCGCCGTGTTAAAGGTATATGTGTTTTGGTcccaggttgtctgaagccaactgctgaacgactgctgccatttcagttagctcattggctagttagctagcattaggcaaacattccaaaaagacatgctggccttactgtcagacggttttggtaacatagcaacaataaacacttgactgaagcgctgagaaaaggaggagggagctctcagcagcacctaaagctgtcgtttgctaaatatagtcaacacttaaaaaaaaaattattaaaaaaaaacacattcgaattataatTTTAACATTCGAATAGTATTAATTTGttacacattcgaattatatttgaataccgaaattcgttccaacagccctagttgacacatacatgcacgaaaatgaaccaaatttggtgggcatatgtgctgtattaatctgaacaacatttacattgaaactacacagtgaatcttagaagaatttgagttatgattatgatttttgcacatcatgtattttgaaacacttctcctagacggtttatcgaaatcatgtcatatgagcagtaaaatgatcttgaggggttgcccaagagggattgcgaacagatttttgaattttcgaagcatattgaaatggcgaagggttgaattgacccttccagaagtcccgccctccatagttagAGTTGCTGCTACGCCTGTCAAGCTTTCGCACCCTGCACatctattacaatggaggagaaccgggattttttaaacaaatgtaatttacaaataCATCGTACCgcactgaaagctcatattttgtcactagccaCCTACATATGTCctcctctgtcaaatacagttgcattttcagaacaactctgaacaaaaccgttcatgagttatcTAAGCAAAAATCGAAGGTACGTGTTGTTTCGCTGGTTCCTCTTGGCTAGTACGAATGacaccaggggggggggggggggggggggggtgagtatagtaagtattcacacccatgctaaagttgactaaaaaggggaatgtaaaatcatcttttgagaattgattgtaatgccttaatttaaaaaatgagtaaaattcaaaccgctaaggacactcattttctttgtgattgaagaatgtgttgtaaatagataaattttcttccttaaatacagggggcataagtattggACCCCTATGTTagattcccataggagcaggaggatttttttaatgttttttatgtttttatttttaaaggccagctatttcatggatccaggatattatgcaccctgataaagttcccttggccttttaaaatagccccacatcatcacataccctcagtgttgggaaagttacTTTGAAAAAGTAACTAGTTACAGTTACTAGTTACTACTTTCAAAAAGTAACTAAATTAGTTACTCAGTTACAAATTATACAAGTAACTAGTTACTTCAGAAAGTAACTGGTGCGTTACTTCCAAGTAAATTTTTAAATGCGAACCCACCTCTTGAACGGAACTAAAAATACAGGTGTATGTTCAATTGTTAATAATAAATCTCAATATTGTAATGAAATGGGCAAATGGACATTTAACACAATACATTATTAAGAGAAACAATGTACACACATCTTTCTAACCCAGCTGGCATCCTGACGTCAATTTGACATCAACAAGTAGTCAAGATTTTGACCAACATGTATGACGTGCATAAATATGCataatttcattatattttgtaATGATTTCCTTGTGGTTGTAAAGAGGCCCAACAAAGGTATCAATCTAACATGTTTTTTCTGGTCCCTACATCTCAGGTCTATATTATTGACATTAAATCAACGTTGATTTGATGTCAGGAAATAAGACGTCAAATTGATGTGAAATTTATGTCAAAACAACGTttgttaaaatgtctgaaaaggtatattattagcctactcattGTAAATCGACGCGAGTTCTTCAACATCCTgacccacacagcagagggttCCAAAACGGACCCTCTGCGGTGGACTCCGTGCGGATACACACATCGAACGCGCACTTTCCAGTCCTAACGGCTCCTTCAGTTTTCAAATTTCTCGTTGATGAAGTGGAAGACGAAACAGCGGCGTCTGAAGGCTgactgtaagtatgctcctatatgctttatttatgcagctaccgagtctatccactgaaaaagtacttccataacacaagtaacctacttatctagctttatttgctgatattatccgaagatttgctggtctgcagatattgctcatatttacacaccagctacggtctagctgctagctttcgcaagctaatttagcccaCTTTAGACAGGGCTAAATCCTGTCCAACTAGGGCTTTGTTACCCTTTTAATTAAAGCTAAACTCAGaactgagtttaaaatgagcaacggttaatttggtttaacgctaactttgtgtttgtgaacaacaaaagttggcttgcgttagctagcgttagcttgttagctaacgaTAGCATTAAAGTTACAGGAAAACTAGTTTTTGTTAACgttatgaaagcttagatgttggactcggGAGTCTTTAAGAAAACGTAGGCCAATTCGGATGTGTCTAAACATCATTTCTttctgggagggaggctgatttcacattgttcaccaatccgggataacgttagctgctagctaatggttttaaattatgaatgaCGTTAGCAGTAGCCTGCTAGTTCTAATAAGGTAGCGCTAACCAGCTGccgcatgctcaaacacatacgTCATAGCTCGACATTCTCTGCTGGCAGCAACAAATAGCTTTGGGACTCgtgcttatattttgtacacgttagaaaccagcaaacaggcctactattcaatctaaaaagtccggtttccagacgtgtttcctggtgactttttagattgaactgTAGCTGCTAGAGATTACTCTAACTTTTACGAAATATAAATGCACAAAGGGCacgaggctatttgttttaaattttcATGTAGAAATACTGTCGTCTACGAGTTCATTTAATGACATTGAACGTTCCTTGGAGTAAGATTTAACTGAGAAGAGGCCAAGAGGCAGTTGTTGACTTCATGTAtgtccttgctttgccttggcacagaccagacactttgttgtgaatgtttagaatatatgggaagaggagctaaaatgatcagcaccatattctgtggatcccaatataatgcattttttaatggggtgtattattggttatgataaatatttggccatttctttctgatgataaacgtaatgcatatttatgtatctgtgttgcaggtcattcacaagtggctccagtctggtttggtgGTTCTGCcatccaagtaaagtaagctttacagttttacatttgatttatttgacttttggtctaaacattgataataaaaaataaccatatgcctctgtaactggtgttactagttcaggacgaagtgaaggtaaatgtcaacatgcttaaatgcctttgtctgctgtaataaaacccaccctctacctcaaaagctctctaatgaaatgtacatttatgtacatttctgcgttacaggttattcacaagtggctccagtctggtttgggggtctacgctttctcatcctgtcctgccacccaagtgaagtaagctatacagttttacatttgatttatttgacttttggtctaaacattaataataaaaataaccatatgcctctgtaactggtgttactagttcaggacgaagtgaaggtaaatgtcaacatgcttaaatgcctttgtctgctgtaataaaacctaccctctacctcaaaagctctctaatgaaatgtacatttatgtatctgcgttacaggttattcacaagtggctccagtctggtttgggggtctacgctttctcatcctgtcctgccacccaagtgaagtaagctatacagttttacatttgatttatttgacttttggtctaaacattaataataaaaataaccatatgcctctgtaactggtgttactagttcaggacgaagtgaaggtaaatgtcaacatgcttaaatgcctttgtctgctgtaataaaacctaccctctacctcaaaagctctctaatgaaatgtacatttatgtatctgcgttacaggttattcacaagtggctccagtttggtttgggggtctacgctttctcatcctgtcctgccacccaagtgaagtaagctatacagttttacatttgatttatttgacttttggtctaaacattaataataaaaataatcatatgcctctgtaactggtgttactagttcaggacgaagtgaaggtaaatgtcaacatgcttaaatgcctttgtctgctgtaataaaacctaccctctaccgaaaagctctctaatgaaatgtacatttatgtatctgtgttacaggttattcactagtggctccagtctggtttgggggtctacgctttctcatcctgtcctgagtgattcttgacattgaaattatatcaaaatttgtcaataaatgttcatacttttgtcattaatgtttgatttcggatttatgttgaattgacagcgaagcttgatattgaatgatagcaaaatagcattaaaacattgtcttcctatgcatcaacatcatgacatcttgacatcaaataaatgttgaattgacatgaaatgccaacaaaacttgacatggaaatgacatcaacatcatgacatcttgatgtcaaataaatgttgaattgacatcaaagcctgatattgaatgatatcaaaatagcatcaaaacgtaatcaaccatcatgacatcaaatacatgttgaattgacatcaaatcccgacaaaacatgacatcaaaataacatcaaaatgacatcagcagaggtcaaaatcttgacatcaaattgacatcagtacattgacgtcaatatgactttcattctaGACCTATTTCGTGACGTAATTTTGACATCAATGTTCGATGTCATATTGATGTCAAATTGATATCAAATGCCCACTGTTGCTGAGGGAGTGAGACTCCAATCAAATGGCATGTATGTAGATATTATGTTTGGATAGTGGATCGATACAAATAACACAATAGATGTTTTGGAACTTTTTTGATATTTATTGCCCCTCAACAGGCCAGAACTGGGCAGaattaaagtaggctatgccTCTAAAACGGATGgttccagtccttgattatgattggctgaatcgcgtccGATGCTGTTGTTTATTCCACCATAACCTCACCCTGGCCGCATTTCGTTAGTAGgctaatgcgctaccacaaccaGCACAAAAGTTTGTGGCTTATTCTTAATTGTTAAGCTTCTGTTGCTTTGGTTTTGTAGCCGTCTCCTTCGCTTTCGGCAGTCTTGGCCACTAATTTTGTGGAGGCATGCGATGTTGAGAGATGTTTGAGTGAgtttgaattaggctactcGACACTGATGTTTACATGGCACTTTTGACTAGGGCATAATGTGCATTTGACGATAACATTCgttcttttcatttcatggaAGAAAAAATAATGACTGTACTTCCATTTAGCGAATGCTGGttttggagtagcctatttGCGTTCGCCATACCGATTTCACTTTGACCAACT
It includes:
- the LOC134092702 gene encoding uncharacterized protein LOC134092702, with product MAAIEIHAKYITELFGAGKTHSEMSSTLKQHGVKMCSEMSIRRFCEKHNLRRKGLVTDTELERAVLGSIRETGPSYGRKFMTGYLASGGVRAAERRVGKNLNPIPYQGRYMGHKLHMDQNEKLVMFGVTHVLAMDGYSGNIVAHSSMPVKNNLVIYEEVYRSAVMRYGMWDQLRVDHGREFYLCLYMQEKLSGRRHNTSGPPYRQTASTMNHRVERIWSEVNQRVNYPLKEALIQLIQLQDHEQIDIEDALTKYCTSNLTRTLSEIGLCRMIQAWNAHRVPGRGIPNDLVAGGCPVKITEALLPSASIVANMYEAELGSSLTWASEFANDPFPSEEDKCHVEEMFAHQYPDVSVLFNDAVNANYIPLQNALCNLIVTRRQI